In the genome of Candidatus Saccharibacteria bacterium, one region contains:
- the tsaE gene encoding tRNA (adenosine(37)-N6)-threonylcarbamoyltransferase complex ATPase subunit type 1 TsaE — MQKRVKSHKAQDTEQLAEKIGKQLRGGEIIELSSDLGGGKTTFVRGLARGAGSSDMVASPTFTISKQYDTPSVCIYHYDLYRLDEAGLIAHELDDSLEDESGVVVVEWSEVVAHVLPEKRLKITLDNSGDNSRVITLEYPKQLAYLMEEL; from the coding sequence ATGCAAAAACGGGTTAAAAGCCACAAGGCTCAAGATACCGAGCAGCTTGCCGAGAAAATAGGCAAACAATTGCGTGGCGGTGAAATCATTGAACTAAGCAGCGACTTAGGTGGCGGTAAAACCACATTTGTGCGCGGCTTGGCTCGTGGAGCCGGCAGCTCAGACATGGTTGCCAGCCCAACGTTTACGATAAGCAAACAGTACGATACGCCATCAGTTTGCATTTACCACTATGACTTGTACAGATTGGACGAGGCTGGTCTTATCGCGCACGAGTTAGATGATTCGTTAGAGGATGAAAGCGGTGTGGTTGTGGTCGAGTGGAGCGAAGTGGTCGCCCACGTTCTGCCAGAAAAACGCCTTAAAATTACTCTGGATAATTCTGGTGATAACTCTAGGGTAATAACTCTGGAGTATCCCAAACAACTCGCGTACCTGATGGAGGAGCTATGA
- the tsaB gene encoding tRNA (adenosine(37)-N6)-threonylcarbamoyltransferase complex dimerization subunit type 1 TsaB, producing the protein MIILTMRTDKPEAEIGLYEDEKELGYQLWQAHRQLAETLHSKIANLLQKHSKDWSDIQAIVVFEGPGSFTGLRIGFSVANALAYSLQVPVVGASGDNWRTTGFNILASTRTSSYAKPQYGQPARTTTPKK; encoded by the coding sequence ATGATTATTTTGACCATGCGCACCGATAAACCAGAAGCCGAAATTGGCTTGTACGAGGATGAGAAAGAACTAGGCTATCAGTTATGGCAGGCACATCGTCAGTTAGCCGAAACGTTGCACAGCAAAATTGCAAATCTTTTGCAAAAGCATAGTAAAGATTGGTCGGATATTCAAGCGATTGTGGTGTTTGAAGGCCCAGGCAGTTTCACGGGTTTACGCATCGGTTTTAGCGTAGCCAATGCACTTGCCTACAGTTTGCAGGTTCCGGTTGTTGGCGCGTCAGGCGATAATTGGCGAACAACTGGCTTTAATATCCTAGCTTCAACTAGAACCAGCTCGTATGCCAAACCACAGTACGGTCAACCAGCTCGCACTACTACACCAAAAAAATAA
- the rny gene encoding ribonuclease Y: MDPITLGLLAAGTVVGFGASNIVTKRRLGSAEAAADKELKKAKKEAEKAVNEAREEAAQLSEAARKEETSRRKEIKEVEQRLLGREEALDKKLDDIDKRAEALRKGESEVEELKNEIRDIRTRQQEKLEKIAKLSKADASEKLMKMTERDIRDDLTGLVSKIQNDTKDLAEEKAGAILVGAMERMASEVTAERTVSAIKLEDEEMKGRIIGKEGRNIQALQRATGVDIMVDDTPGMIILSSFDPIRREVARMTLEKLMKDGRIHPGRIEEVLEKAQKEVQKDVMRAGEDAAREVGIIGIPKEILQLLGELKYRTSYGQNVLKHSTEMAHIAGIIAEEVGADVKTSKYAALVHDIGKALTHKMEGKHHHISGEMLRKYGAPEEIAHAAEAHHDDMEATTTEALIVRVVDAISAARPGARNISAENFAERMKELENVANSFDGIEKSYAISAGREVRVFVRPKDIDDLSAIKLARDIATKIESSMQYPGTIKVNVIRETRAIEFAK, from the coding sequence ATGGATCCAATCACCTTGGGGCTTTTGGCTGCAGGTACTGTTGTTGGTTTTGGTGCAAGTAATATTGTTACAAAACGTCGCTTAGGCTCGGCCGAAGCAGCTGCCGATAAAGAATTAAAAAAAGCTAAGAAAGAAGCCGAAAAGGCAGTCAACGAAGCTCGCGAAGAAGCGGCACAGCTCTCTGAAGCCGCGCGTAAAGAAGAAACTTCGCGACGTAAAGAAATTAAAGAGGTTGAGCAAAGATTGCTTGGGCGTGAAGAAGCCCTTGATAAGAAGCTAGACGATATTGACAAGCGTGCCGAGGCTCTACGCAAAGGCGAGTCGGAAGTTGAGGAGCTCAAGAACGAGATTCGTGATATACGCACTCGTCAGCAAGAAAAACTGGAGAAGATTGCCAAGTTGAGTAAAGCCGATGCGTCGGAAAAACTCATGAAGATGACCGAACGAGATATTCGTGACGATCTGACCGGATTAGTTTCCAAGATTCAAAATGATACCAAGGATCTGGCGGAAGAAAAGGCCGGTGCAATTTTAGTTGGTGCTATGGAACGAATGGCCAGTGAAGTAACGGCCGAACGCACCGTGTCCGCCATTAAGCTAGAAGACGAAGAAATGAAGGGTCGGATTATCGGTAAAGAAGGCCGAAACATCCAGGCGCTGCAGCGAGCTACTGGCGTTGATATCATGGTTGACGATACACCAGGCATGATTATCTTAAGCAGCTTTGATCCGATTCGCCGTGAGGTGGCTCGTATGACTCTAGAAAAACTCATGAAGGACGGCCGTATTCACCCTGGACGCATTGAAGAAGTTCTAGAAAAGGCTCAAAAAGAAGTCCAAAAGGATGTCATGAGAGCCGGTGAAGATGCCGCCCGCGAGGTTGGTATTATCGGTATTCCTAAAGAAATATTACAGCTGCTTGGCGAGCTGAAATACCGTACTAGTTATGGTCAGAACGTGCTTAAACACTCTACCGAGATGGCGCATATTGCCGGAATCATTGCCGAAGAAGTCGGGGCTGATGTAAAGACGTCTAAATACGCGGCACTGGTACACGATATCGGCAAAGCCTTAACCCACAAAATGGAAGGCAAGCACCACCATATATCTGGTGAGATGCTGCGCAAATACGGAGCTCCAGAAGAAATTGCCCACGCCGCAGAAGCTCATCATGACGACATGGAGGCAACCACAACCGAAGCGCTAATCGTGCGAGTTGTTGACGCTATAAGTGCTGCGCGCCCTGGTGCCCGCAACATTAGCGCCGAGAATTTTGCGGAGCGCATGAAAGAGCTGGAAAACGTGGCCAATAGTTTTGACGGTATCGAAAAGTCGTACGCGATTAGTGCCGGACGCGAAGTTCGCGTATTTGTGAGACCTAAAGACATCGACGATCTTTCGGCGATTAAGCTGGCTCGTGATATTGCTACCAAGATTGAGTCGAGCATGCAATACCCAGGTACTATCAAGGTCAACGTCATTCGTGAAACCCGCGCTATCGAGTTCGCTAAGTAA
- a CDS encoding nucleotide pyrophosphohydrolase has translation MSASSLTDLQQKIDDILQDYEKPYWEPLSNIARLVEEVGEVARIVNHRYGDKPKKTTEEADDLEDELADVLWTVICLANSEGIDLDKGMQRAIDKLLVRDKDRFKKK, from the coding sequence ATGAGTGCATCTTCATTAACCGATTTACAGCAAAAAATTGATGACATTCTGCAGGATTACGAAAAACCGTATTGGGAGCCTTTGTCTAACATTGCTCGGTTGGTCGAAGAAGTCGGCGAGGTAGCTCGTATCGTCAACCATCGTTATGGTGACAAGCCGAAGAAAACTACCGAAGAGGCTGATGACTTAGAGGATGAACTAGCTGATGTGTTATGGACGGTAATTTGCCTTGCAAACAGTGAAGGCATTGATCTAGATAAAGGCATGCAGCGGGCAATTGATAAGTTGCTAGTGCGGGATAAAGATCGGTTCAAGAAAAAATGA
- a CDS encoding TIGR00282 family metallophosphoesterase produces MNILYVGDIMGETGINTVEKLLPDLKKQHQVDVVVAQAENVTDGKGLSKTDFQRLQRIGVDFCTGGNWTLQLDELKDYLNDPQQPVVRPANYPAGTPGRGWKYLEGKHGKILVISLLGKIVGRDADKPVDNPLIVVDEILQENKDVERAATIVNFHGDYSSEKRIIGYYLDGRVTAVIGDHWHVPTADAMVLPKGTAHMTDVGMCGSLHSSLGVSLDSVIPRWKDGTITKNQLATEKPHQFNATIIEADKNGFAISVEHIQRIIT; encoded by the coding sequence ATGAACATACTCTACGTTGGCGACATTATGGGCGAGACTGGCATAAATACCGTTGAAAAGTTGTTGCCGGATCTTAAAAAACAGCACCAGGTTGATGTGGTGGTTGCGCAGGCGGAGAACGTAACTGACGGCAAAGGTTTATCCAAAACCGACTTTCAGCGGTTGCAGCGAATTGGTGTAGATTTTTGCACTGGTGGTAACTGGACGCTTCAACTGGACGAGCTTAAGGACTATCTAAACGACCCGCAGCAACCGGTGGTACGCCCGGCTAACTATCCAGCTGGTACGCCAGGTCGGGGTTGGAAGTATCTGGAAGGCAAGCACGGCAAAATCTTAGTCATTAGTTTGCTCGGCAAAATTGTCGGGCGCGATGCAGACAAACCAGTCGACAACCCGCTGATTGTAGTTGATGAAATTTTACAAGAAAACAAAGACGTGGAGCGGGCAGCAACTATAGTTAATTTTCATGGTGATTACAGCAGCGAAAAGCGCATTATCGGCTATTACTTAGACGGACGAGTCACGGCGGTTATAGGCGATCACTGGCACGTGCCTACGGCTGATGCGATGGTGCTACCTAAAGGCACGGCGCACATGACTGACGTTGGTATGTGTGGCAGCTTGCATTCTAGTTTAGGTGTGTCGCTCGACTCAGTTATACCGCGCTGGAAGGACGGCACTATCACCAAAAATCAGCTGGCAACCGAAAAACCACATCAATTTAATGCTACAATCATCGAAGCGGATAAAAACGGCTTCGCTATTAGCGTTGAACACATCCAACGCATCATTACCTAG
- a CDS encoding DUF2341 domain-containing protein, translating to MKWLWLRRVAGQVGVVALLLGIAFFAATQSAADGAWMDDDWQHRKLITIDETMVSGGSDLANFPILVSVTDTDLRSTDFGGGVANVDANDIVFTLDDGTTLLAYELESYNDQTGDLNAWVRLPSLSATIETELYIYYGNELATNQQDPDNVWPADYVMVQHLQEQSGSGNFLADSTSVGNDGIPLGTTPAFNSSSRINGGWGYGGNNQQRIEIADNTSLQLADSFTAEAWARFTSWTTPDHNPVLWKGSQIGWGNNYNFRIAVSNGAPTWGVTCSAEGWFAGGTVSLNTWNHYVLTFDGTTVRGFLNGTEVGSTTDCSGQSLNTMAGNPVRSGFGYRNSPTQETHMAGDVDELRIANQAQSSAWIQTGYNNMNAPETYIGFGPEEDRAPAVPQTPTLHDSGGSTQLAFNNSRIDTQTPTFRVSTPADDNYNQIQLELNTESDFSGTSYTQTTTGAYITNDQYNIPANSLSPSLPTTDNATYYVRVRASADGGTTWGNWSTDNACCDPWSFTYSSTEDEMSWFQQTDVQFDTSTLDAAVTNDGVLLAASSFSATGGTITTIGDSRYHVFTSDGNLTVTGDSSTGEVLVVGGGGGGAGSAGNAGRGGGGAGGLVHDENFSLNSGSYSVTVGTGGAGGAASGADGSQGSNSSFDSLVGIGGGGGAGLNTNGGAGGSGGGAGVNNLTLSGGAAQQPGSSSGGFGSQGGTADIYAVGAGGGGGGGAGAAGGAGTASAGGSGGAGLEFSQFSAVGGSPAGWFAGGGGASAGTTGGPGGTGGGGTGSTDTSSAQSGVTSTGGGGGGSQGTGGGGGDGGSGVVIVRYDVSFAPTGSVTSEPINYSSVPSALTWDEMVWESDESNGSIEMRLLYSDSGTCDALVSDTDLSGNSTGFTTSPVDITGLDSSTYQQLCLEATLTEDGGSPVLQSWGIRWERFLPAVPQTPTLHDSGGSTQLAFNNSRIDTQTPTFRVSTPADDNYNQIQLELNTESDFSGTSYTQTTTGAYITNDQYNIPANSLSPSLPTTDNATYYVRVRASADGGTTWGNWSTDNACCDPWSFTYSSTEDEMSWYQADGAQFATNELTDTVVDGDDVVLGAVGSGITNPTQLTTYTSTTNQASATTASVSPAGNALIVVLVGTGSTTTHTHNAVTSTFGTVGGFTQRTTQLGTSNTFYRYSIYTAVTTASPGSGTITVNYSANTPNQVHYVLQVADGFDTSDPVIQTITATTAATTLSMGFPATPQTSSLVIGGIATRRGTDIAGTSGYTTFANIDTGGGTNARAQSQYRVGDAGIGLNWTGDGTLENMVAGAVEIRAETADDATIMSSEIFYDYARSPQTWGEASFTSNETNGDIKLRLYHSLSTACDTQIPNGDLAGNTVGFDATDGSIDLSGLNTTTYDQICIQATLSDVAGTPYLQSWSVSWETEPNFAPNEPWALAQTKTDTSPLAVGDWTNESSVRFTASATDFDATGDLELCVEARPIGISFLDVQNDCGEPVEYQAPIYECDPTGNALFEKYDGVAGTDIASLYAAPAFPNSPSSNQTISGGSLEGPVNIDDTYGGRLSALICPPQDGDYTFWLSADDNAELRISTDVNPANVTTIASVPGWSGVDEWIMYPEQQSALVTLEADQYYYIEANYNEGAGGDHVQIGWTLPDTTVDRPISGTYYSLPSEEEERTLISGEIPTLTAALNLADADSYHWQARVRDQGGLYSSWVNFGSNPEEERDFGIDTTAPTSGSVYDGDDLGEDMMFNDGSLDTLSANWEGFDFDVSGTVGYEYSIGTTPGGTDTVDWTDVGTDTSFTISSLELQTNHVYYTNIRATDVAGNTAVVSSDGQYVLPTLSFSVSTSNITFENLGASNDRTDSEDVTLTTSTNAYAGYTVRARATGQLNANGSHDLPWFSAGSYASPVAWEDSSTWGYGYTSSDTNVQGSNKFGDGTLFAPFTTLAPGDIVADNTDNTTGVSIQDEEFTITHRVVAPEDQPAGFYSTTIYYTVTADY from the coding sequence ATGAAGTGGTTGTGGCTACGGAGGGTAGCAGGTCAGGTCGGGGTGGTGGCGCTATTGCTCGGAATAGCGTTTTTTGCGGCCACACAATCAGCAGCTGACGGCGCCTGGATGGACGACGACTGGCAACACAGAAAGCTCATCACGATCGATGAGACAATGGTCTCTGGTGGGAGTGATTTAGCGAACTTTCCTATTTTGGTATCAGTTACCGACACGGACCTACGGAGTACCGATTTTGGCGGCGGGGTGGCAAATGTAGATGCCAACGACATTGTATTTACGCTCGATGACGGCACAACACTGCTTGCGTATGAACTAGAGAGTTATAACGACCAAACTGGGGATTTGAATGCGTGGGTACGACTGCCATCCCTGTCTGCGACCATCGAGACAGAATTGTACATCTACTACGGTAATGAGCTGGCAACGAACCAACAAGATCCGGACAATGTCTGGCCAGCCGATTATGTTATGGTGCAGCACCTTCAAGAGCAATCAGGATCTGGGAATTTTTTGGCAGATTCAACCAGCGTCGGGAACGACGGTATCCCTTTGGGTACGACACCAGCATTTAACTCCAGTTCCAGGATTAACGGAGGCTGGGGGTATGGTGGCAATAACCAGCAACGCATCGAAATAGCTGATAATACCAGTTTGCAGTTAGCGGATTCATTTACAGCAGAAGCATGGGCGCGGTTTACAAGTTGGACGACGCCAGACCATAACCCTGTTCTATGGAAAGGGTCGCAAATCGGGTGGGGAAATAATTATAACTTTAGAATCGCAGTTAGTAACGGAGCCCCTACTTGGGGGGTGACATGTAGTGCTGAGGGTTGGTTTGCTGGGGGTACGGTATCCTTGAATACCTGGAACCACTACGTTTTGACGTTTGACGGTACAACCGTCCGAGGTTTCTTAAATGGCACAGAAGTTGGTTCGACAACCGACTGTAGCGGACAATCGCTTAATACTATGGCGGGGAACCCGGTGCGTAGTGGTTTTGGGTACCGTAACAGTCCAACCCAGGAAACGCACATGGCGGGTGATGTTGATGAGCTACGGATAGCCAACCAAGCCCAGAGCTCAGCATGGATTCAGACTGGGTATAACAACATGAATGCCCCGGAGACGTACATTGGTTTTGGCCCCGAAGAAGACCGGGCGCCCGCCGTCCCCCAAACCCCCACTCTCCACGACTCAGGTGGCTCCACCCAACTGGCCTTTAACAACAGCCGTATAGATACTCAAACGCCTACCTTCCGTGTCTCAACTCCTGCAGATGACAACTACAACCAAATCCAGTTAGAACTCAACACCGAATCTGACTTCTCTGGCACCAGCTACACCCAAACAACCACCGGTGCCTACATCACCAACGACCAATACAATATCCCTGCCAATAGTCTTTCTCCAAGTCTCCCCACTACCGATAATGCAACCTACTACGTCCGTGTCCGAGCCTCCGCCGACGGAGGCACGACCTGGGGCAACTGGTCTACAGACAACGCCTGCTGTGACCCATGGAGCTTTACCTACAGCAGTACAGAGGATGAGATGAGTTGGTTCCAGCAAACAGACGTCCAGTTTGACACAAGCACGCTAGATGCTGCAGTTACGAATGATGGCGTGCTATTAGCGGCAAGCTCGTTTTCGGCAACTGGCGGGACCATTACTACCATTGGAGATAGCCGGTATCACGTTTTTACAAGCGATGGCAATTTGACGGTGACTGGGGATTCGTCAACAGGTGAGGTGCTAGTAGTCGGTGGTGGCGGTGGTGGCGCTGGCTCAGCAGGAAACGCTGGTCGTGGCGGTGGTGGCGCTGGTGGACTAGTCCATGATGAAAACTTTTCACTCAATAGCGGGAGTTATTCAGTTACCGTAGGCACCGGTGGAGCTGGCGGTGCAGCTTCTGGAGCAGACGGCAGCCAAGGGAGTAACTCATCATTTGATAGTCTTGTCGGAATAGGCGGCGGTGGCGGTGCTGGTTTGAATACCAACGGGGGAGCTGGTGGGTCTGGTGGTGGTGCCGGAGTGAACAATCTTACTCTGTCAGGTGGCGCTGCGCAGCAGCCAGGTTCAAGCTCCGGTGGATTTGGTAGTCAGGGCGGCACAGCGGATATATATGCGGTGGGTGCTGGTGGCGGCGGTGGCGGTGGTGCCGGTGCAGCAGGCGGTGCGGGCACGGCAAGTGCTGGCGGTTCGGGCGGTGCAGGCTTAGAGTTTTCTCAATTTTCTGCGGTTGGTGGATCACCTGCTGGATGGTTTGCTGGTGGTGGCGGCGCATCAGCTGGTACAACCGGGGGGCCGGGCGGTACTGGCGGTGGTGGTACAGGGTCAACTGATACCTCTTCAGCACAGAGTGGCGTAACAAGTACAGGTGGAGGTGGTGGCGGTTCGCAGGGTACCGGTGGCGGTGGCGGTGATGGTGGCTCTGGCGTCGTCATTGTTCGTTATGATGTATCGTTTGCTCCGACTGGCAGTGTTACTTCAGAACCAATCAATTATTCAAGCGTTCCAAGTGCTCTCACGTGGGACGAAATGGTCTGGGAGTCTGATGAGTCTAATGGGTCAATAGAAATGCGGTTGCTGTACTCAGATTCCGGTACATGTGATGCACTGGTTTCCGACACAGATCTAAGCGGAAACAGCACTGGTTTCACGACTTCGCCAGTCGACATAACGGGGCTTGATAGCAGTACGTATCAACAGCTTTGCCTCGAGGCTACGCTCACAGAAGACGGTGGATCGCCCGTGCTGCAAAGCTGGGGCATACGCTGGGAGAGGTTCTTGCCCGCCGTCCCCCAAACCCCCACTCTCCACGACTCAGGTGGCTCCACCCAACTGGCCTTTAACAACAGCCGTATAGATACTCAAACGCCTACCTTCCGTGTCTCAACTCCTGCAGATGACAACTACAACCAAATCCAGTTAGAACTCAACACCGAATCTGACTTCTCTGGCACCAGCTACACCCAAACAACCACCGGTGCCTACATCACCAACGACCAATACAATATCCCTGCCAATAGTCTTTCTCCAAGTCTCCCCACTACCGATAATGCAACCTACTACGTCCGTGTCCGAGCCTCCGCCGACGGAGGCACGACCTGGGGCAACTGGTCTACAGACAACGCCTGCTGTGACCCATGGAGCTTTACCTACAGCAGTACAGAGGATGAGATGAGTTGGTATCAAGCAGATGGAGCGCAATTTGCCACAAATGAGCTCACTGATACGGTTGTTGACGGTGATGATGTGGTGTTGGGCGCGGTCGGATCAGGGATTACTAACCCGACACAATTGACGACATATACGTCGACAACCAATCAGGCATCTGCAACAACCGCGAGTGTCTCGCCGGCCGGCAACGCCTTGATAGTTGTGCTGGTGGGCACCGGCAGTACTACAACACACACGCATAATGCCGTGACGAGCACCTTTGGCACAGTGGGCGGGTTTACGCAGCGCACCACACAACTCGGTACGAGCAATACCTTTTACAGGTATTCAATTTATACTGCTGTGACAACGGCAAGTCCAGGCTCTGGTACCATTACCGTTAATTACAGCGCTAATACCCCAAACCAAGTGCATTATGTATTGCAAGTGGCGGATGGTTTTGACACATCCGACCCGGTAATTCAGACGATTACAGCGACAACCGCAGCAACCACGCTGTCGATGGGCTTTCCTGCTACTCCGCAAACAAGCTCGCTCGTAATTGGCGGTATTGCCACGAGGCGAGGGACAGATATTGCAGGCACAAGTGGCTATACAACGTTTGCAAATATTGATACCGGTGGGGGCACAAATGCCCGCGCGCAATCCCAATATCGTGTCGGTGACGCCGGAATAGGACTAAACTGGACAGGAGACGGGACCCTAGAAAATATGGTTGCTGGAGCGGTAGAGATACGTGCTGAAACAGCAGATGATGCAACGATTATGTCATCAGAAATCTTTTATGACTACGCACGGAGCCCGCAGACTTGGGGTGAGGCGTCGTTTACGTCAAATGAAACAAATGGTGATATCAAATTACGCCTGTATCATAGTTTATCCACAGCCTGCGATACACAGATTCCGAATGGAGATCTAGCAGGAAACACCGTTGGCTTTGACGCAACAGATGGATCAATTGACTTATCAGGGCTTAACACGACAACATATGACCAAATTTGTATACAGGCTACATTGTCAGATGTCGCAGGTACGCCATATTTACAGAGCTGGTCAGTTTCGTGGGAGACAGAACCCAACTTTGCGCCGAATGAACCGTGGGCTTTGGCTCAAACCAAGACCGATACCTCGCCTTTAGCGGTTGGTGATTGGACGAATGAAAGCTCAGTACGCTTTACAGCCAGTGCGACTGATTTTGATGCAACAGGTGACTTAGAGCTCTGTGTTGAAGCTCGCCCAATCGGTATCAGCTTCTTGGATGTGCAGAATGACTGTGGTGAACCCGTGGAGTACCAAGCTCCGATTTACGAGTGTGACCCAACCGGGAATGCGCTATTTGAAAAGTATGATGGAGTAGCCGGCACAGACATTGCATCACTCTATGCAGCTCCGGCTTTCCCGAATAGTCCTAGTTCAAATCAAACGATAAGTGGCGGTTCGCTGGAGGGTCCAGTAAATATTGATGATACGTATGGTGGTCGTCTGTCGGCCTTGATTTGCCCACCACAAGATGGTGATTACACATTTTGGTTGTCGGCCGACGATAATGCTGAGCTGCGCATAAGTACAGATGTGAACCCGGCAAATGTCACAACTATAGCTTCCGTACCTGGCTGGTCTGGCGTAGATGAGTGGATAATGTACCCTGAGCAGCAATCTGCACTCGTCACGCTTGAAGCAGACCAGTATTACTACATTGAAGCCAATTACAATGAAGGAGCTGGTGGTGACCATGTTCAGATTGGGTGGACATTGCCCGACACGACAGTTGACCGACCGATTTCCGGTACGTACTATTCATTGCCTTCCGAAGAAGAAGAGCGAACGCTCATTTCTGGCGAGATTCCAACATTAACCGCAGCGCTTAACCTGGCGGATGCGGATAGCTATCATTGGCAAGCTCGGGTGCGTGACCAAGGCGGCCTCTACTCGAGCTGGGTAAACTTTGGTAGTAACCCAGAAGAGGAGCGTGACTTTGGGATAGACACAACTGCACCAACTAGTGGGAGTGTATACGATGGCGATGACCTTGGAGAGGACATGATGTTTAATGATGGGTCACTAGATACACTGTCGGCGAACTGGGAAGGCTTTGACTTTGATGTATCAGGAACGGTTGGCTATGAATATTCAATCGGTACAACGCCGGGTGGTACAGACACAGTTGATTGGACGGATGTCGGTACGGATACCTCGTTTACTATCAGCAGTCTAGAGCTCCAGACAAACCACGTTTACTACACGAACATTCGGGCTACAGATGTTGCTGGCAATACAGCGGTAGTGAGTTCCGATGGTCAATATGTTTTACCGACGCTGAGTTTTAGTGTATCGACTTCAAACATTACATTTGAGAATCTTGGTGCCAGTAATGACCGCACAGATTCTGAGGATGTCACGCTTACGACCTCCACGAATGCCTACGCTGGCTATACGGTTCGGGCTCGAGCAACAGGGCAACTCAACGCAAATGGGTCGCATGATCTTCCATGGTTTAGCGCAGGGTCGTATGCTTCTCCGGTTGCCTGGGAGGATAGCAGTACCTGGGGGTACGGCTACACCTCAAGCGATACCAATGTGCAAGGTTCCAATAAGTTTGGCGATGGAACATTGTTTGCTCCATTTACCACGCTTGCGCCTGGCGATATTGTGGCTGATAACACCGACAACACAACTGGTGTATCTATACAGGACGAGGAGTTTACAATCACGCACCGGGTGGTTGCCCCAGAAGACCAGCCAGCTGGTTTCTACTCCACGACAATTTATTACACAGTGACAGCCGATTACTAA
- a CDS encoding DUF916 domain-containing protein encodes MGRKHTVFIGALVILLGIFSYAVVQAQNDRLTLSISPPLFELSANPGDTVTNTIKVSNLSDEPQTVLVDRRNFTALGEEGGVDLTEDDTSYSLASWVEVDAGQTTIPARGSQEFDFTVSVPANAEPGGHFGSLVFKTDPTPLEEGQAGASVGQEIGSLLLVRVAGDIREQLDVASFESEFGFYDNGPVTLETRIENSGNVHVKPRGTITINDMLGNEVASVALDERNVLPDSIRKIDTAWEDSGLRFGRYTANLSLVYGGDNAIVISSTNFVMFPIRQALVGVAIIGVLVYVGYRYRDRFREAFRVLAGKN; translated from the coding sequence ATGGGACGGAAACATACAGTATTTATCGGTGCGTTAGTCATTTTGCTGGGCATTTTTTCCTATGCAGTCGTACAAGCTCAAAATGACAGACTAACACTTAGCATCTCACCTCCGTTATTTGAGCTGTCCGCTAACCCGGGCGACACAGTCACTAATACCATAAAAGTCTCTAACTTAAGCGATGAACCGCAAACAGTTCTGGTTGATAGACGTAATTTTACGGCGCTTGGTGAAGAGGGAGGTGTTGATTTAACCGAAGACGATACTTCTTATTCGCTGGCTTCCTGGGTAGAGGTTGACGCTGGACAAACGACAATCCCGGCGCGTGGTTCACAGGAATTTGATTTTACGGTTTCAGTTCCTGCAAACGCCGAACCAGGTGGACATTTTGGTTCACTGGTGTTCAAGACTGACCCAACTCCTCTTGAAGAGGGACAAGCTGGAGCATCTGTCGGACAAGAAATAGGATCGTTATTACTGGTGCGTGTAGCTGGTGACATCCGTGAGCAGCTTGATGTTGCGAGCTTCGAGAGCGAGTTTGGCTTTTATGATAACGGTCCGGTCACACTTGAAACACGTATAGAAAACAGCGGTAATGTGCACGTAAAACCACGGGGTACTATTACGATTAACGATATGCTTGGTAATGAGGTTGCCAGTGTCGCGCTCGATGAGCGCAATGTTCTACCGGATTCAATCCGAAAGATTGATACAGCGTGGGAAGATTCGGGGTTGCGCTTCGGCCGCTATACAGCTAACTTGAGCTTGGTATACGGGGGTGATAACGCAATAGTGATAAGCAGCACTAATTTTGTTATGTTCCCTATTAGGCAGGCTTTGGTTGGTGTGGCTATTATTGGAGTCTTAGTTTATGTTGGCTATCGCTACCGTGATCGTTTCCGCGAAGCTTTCAGAGTATTAGCGGGCAAAAACTAA